The proteins below come from a single uncultured Dethiosulfovibrio sp. genomic window:
- a CDS encoding ABC transporter substrate-binding protein has protein sequence MKFVRLGRVLLSVVILSILCASPSLGAADKLEEIIKKGELVVAVADFECEPFFFEKDGELVGLDVDLGKLIAEEIGVKVRFVRVPWDGLIALSWYSSYPWSRFDMAISIITIKESRARACDFSQWYFYTGQKLLVRRESGYDNPLDLEGKTLAVMAGSTGYDSAKSDLSAQTMVFETPAQTVQALLEGKVDGTLSDATVVITAERDHPELVAIDGMITTERYGVVLPKGSKDLKTLVDRVVVSNRKALYDRWFK, from the coding sequence ATGAAGTTCGTTCGTTTAGGTAGAGTCCTCTTGTCCGTTGTGATTCTGTCGATACTTTGCGCCTCACCCTCTCTGGGGGCGGCGGATAAGCTGGAGGAGATAATCAAAAAAGGAGAGCTTGTGGTCGCTGTAGCGGACTTCGAGTGCGAGCCTTTTTTCTTCGAAAAAGACGGCGAGCTGGTGGGATTGGACGTCGATCTAGGGAAACTTATAGCGGAGGAAATCGGGGTCAAGGTCCGATTCGTGAGGGTTCCCTGGGACGGACTTATAGCCCTTTCCTGGTACAGCAGCTATCCCTGGAGTCGCTTTGATATGGCCATATCCATAATTACCATAAAAGAGAGCAGGGCGAGAGCCTGCGACTTCTCCCAGTGGTATTTCTACACCGGCCAGAAGCTGCTGGTGAGGCGAGAATCGGGATACGACAACCCTCTGGACCTGGAGGGCAAGACCTTGGCGGTAATGGCAGGATCCACCGGTTACGATTCGGCAAAGTCGGACCTGTCCGCCCAGACCATGGTGTTTGAGACCCCCGCTCAGACAGTTCAGGCCCTTCTGGAAGGAAAGGTCGATGGAACCCTGTCGGACGCCACGGTGGTGATAACGGCGGAGAGGGACCACCCCGAGCTTGTGGCTATCGACGGCATGATAACCACCGAGCGATACGGAGTGGTCCTCCCTAAAGGGTCGAAAGACCTGAAGACACTGGTGGATAGGGTCGTGGTCTCCAACAGAAAGGCCCTCTACGACCGCTGGTTTAAGTGA
- a CDS encoding sodium-dependent transporter, whose protein sequence is MKAESSRGEWSSKIGFILAAAGSAIGLGSIWRFPYITGQSGGAVFVLVYLFLVFTIGISLMMAEIVIGKKGRLNAVGSFRRLGGKHWGLVGWIGVIAAFVILSYYGVIGGWTMAYVLKSFTGLISTSGSGEVAKIFEAFISDGKQMLFYQGLFMAATVIVVFRGVSGGIERLCTFCMPALFILMILLIGRALTLPGAMEGVVFFLKPDFSKLSGEVVLSAMGQAFFSLSLGIGAMVIYGSYLPDKTDIPKASLQICFLTFMISLMAGLIIFPSLFAFGMEPGAGAGLTFITLPVVFAKMPGGVLWAASFFVLFFFAALTSSVSLLEVVVSYMIDSLGWDRKKATILLGVLIYVVGIPSALSQGAVTINVFGVSFLDAADFFASNLLMPAGGFLTAIFIGWVAYSAGFDGITGGGAVPFRHKKLWMFILRFIAPVCILVIFIAGLKW, encoded by the coding sequence ATGAAAGCAGAGTCAAGCAGAGGGGAATGGAGCAGCAAGATAGGCTTTATTCTGGCGGCGGCTGGGTCGGCCATAGGTCTGGGGAGTATCTGGCGTTTCCCGTACATCACCGGACAGTCCGGCGGTGCGGTGTTCGTCCTTGTCTATCTCTTTTTGGTCTTCACCATAGGCATATCCCTTATGATGGCGGAGATCGTAATAGGCAAAAAGGGAAGGCTTAACGCCGTAGGGTCGTTTCGCAGATTGGGGGGGAAACACTGGGGACTGGTGGGATGGATCGGCGTGATTGCGGCTTTCGTCATACTGTCCTACTACGGCGTCATCGGTGGCTGGACCATGGCCTACGTGCTTAAATCCTTCACTGGATTGATCTCTACCAGTGGTTCTGGAGAGGTAGCCAAGATATTCGAGGCCTTTATCTCCGACGGTAAGCAGATGTTGTTTTATCAGGGGTTGTTTATGGCTGCCACTGTCATAGTGGTGTTTAGAGGTGTCAGCGGCGGTATAGAGAGGTTATGTACCTTCTGTATGCCCGCTCTCTTTATACTGATGATATTGTTGATAGGCAGGGCCTTGACCCTACCTGGAGCTATGGAAGGGGTGGTGTTTTTTCTGAAGCCCGATTTCTCCAAGCTCTCCGGCGAGGTGGTCCTCTCCGCCATGGGGCAGGCTTTCTTCTCCCTCTCCTTAGGAATAGGGGCCATGGTCATATACGGAAGCTATCTTCCCGATAAGACCGACATCCCGAAGGCCAGTCTTCAGATATGTTTTCTGACCTTTATGATCTCCCTTATGGCGGGGCTCATAATATTTCCCTCTCTCTTCGCATTCGGCATGGAGCCAGGGGCGGGGGCTGGGCTGACATTTATCACTTTGCCCGTGGTTTTCGCCAAGATGCCCGGCGGAGTGCTGTGGGCGGCTTCCTTTTTCGTGCTGTTTTTCTTCGCCGCACTGACATCTTCGGTGTCCCTGTTGGAGGTGGTAGTCTCCTACATGATCGATAGCTTAGGTTGGGATAGAAAGAAGGCCACTATTCTTCTGGGGGTGCTTATCTACGTTGTAGGTATACCGTCAGCTCTGTCACAAGGGGCTGTGACCATAAACGTCTTTGGGGTTTCCTTTCTGGACGCCGCTGACTTCTTCGCCTCTAACTTGCTGATGCCCGCAGGAGGTTTTCTCACCGCTATATTTATCGGCTGGGTGGCCTATTCCGCCGGCTTCGACGGCATAACCGGAGGTGGTGCCGTTCCCTTCAGGCATAAAAAACTCTGGATGTTCATACTTCGGTTTATAGCCCCTGTGTGCATCCTCGTGATCTTTATCGCTGGTCTAAAGTGGTAA